A window from Diachasmimorpha longicaudata isolate KC_UGA_2023 chromosome 5, iyDiaLong2, whole genome shotgun sequence encodes these proteins:
- the LOC135162949 gene encoding interleukin-1 receptor accessory protein-like 1 isoform X1 yields MALSRSDTRWLFIISLITGFCLVAGGPPPARDNEPEEYCSVHKFDNLPGGLRFTKEVVTTEYANVGGFKAIHCCLRGYRSIEWYKDDRAYPWPGALSHFILYPESANQTIYTQEARPSDAGSYSCRARNDTDTLIGDISLKIVGESRGEDTSGYTGKPLVTYKPVSQLVQLGGAARLFCEAYLGKVDLPDARNSVTWSKAGNNVTVPSQGRISQHRVSREDEQIIGSYLEITATTLGDYGQYECTVSNGADDEMTLSAHIYLHDERYVRGLRNGSWRKPVMLGVIFFVLVASMIASYIRCWLPLAVFWRNRFSRLEENDGKDCDALVCYHEKDSVIALGVLVATLESKYHFKCTTLELSHLNRNWNMEISPHAASARRLIILLSPNSIQEPWTEGHVSLVLKQISQFPINSIVISLTDLPNITSFVKTSSCVDAAKDGIVLDRMTILRWDEKEREKSSDYKFWCRLRLLLPVVRPSPKNSDDLKCQSVAMIIQSNGTNSLQMKERSHGNFEVLV; encoded by the exons ATGGCATTATCAAGAAGTGACACCAGGTGGTTGTTTATTATCTCGTTGATCACCGGTTTCTGTCTAGTTGCTGGTGGCCCACCCCCCGCTCGTGATAATGAACCCGAGGAGTACTGTTCAGTACACAAATTTGATAATCTTCCTGGTGGTCTGAGATTTACCAAGGAAGTCGTCACGACTGAATACGCTAATGTCGGAGGATTCAAGGCAATTCACTGCTGTCTCAGGGGATATCGCAGCATTGAATG gTATAAAGATGACAGAGCATATCCGTGGCCAGGAGCATTGAGCCACTTTATTCTGTACCCAGAGAGTGCCAATCAGACCATCTATACACAGGAGGCAAGACCCTCGGACGCCGGCAGTTATTCCTGCAGAGCTCGAAACGACACAGACACACTCATTGGTGATATTAGTCTGAAGATAGTGGGTGAGTCTCGAG GTGAAGACACGAGTGGTTACACGGGTAAACCATTGGTGACTTACAAACCAGTATCACAGCTGGTGCAACTTGGTGGTGCTGCCAGGCTATTTTGCGAGGCTTATCTTGGTAAAGTCGATTTACCGGATGCAAGGAACTCGGTTACTTGGTCTAAAGCGGGCAATAACGTCACTGTACCGAGTCAGGGGAGAATTTCACAGCACCGAGTCTCCAG ggaAGACGAGCAAATCATCGGTTCGTACTTGGAGATAACAGCGACAACGCTGGGGGATTATGGCCAGTACGAGTGCACAGTCAGCAATGGTGCTGACGACGAGATGACGCTATCAGCTCACATTTATCTTCATG atgAAAGATACGTTCGTGGATTGAGAAATGGATCATGGAGGAAGCCTGTAATGCTTGGAGTTATCTTCTTTGTTCTTGTTGCATCGATGATCGCTTCTTACATCAGATGCTGGCTGCCGTTGGCTGTCTTCTGGCGCAACAGGTTTTCACGCCTTGAAGAAAATG ACGGAAAAGACTGCGATGCCCTAGTGTGCTATCACGAAAAAGATTCAGTTATTGCGTTGGGAGTTCTAGTAGCTACGTTGGAGAGTAAATATCACTTCAAGTGCACAACACTCGAGCTTTCACATTTGAATCGCAACT GGAACATGGAAATATCTCCACACGCTGCCTCAGCTCGTCGGCTAATAATTCTCCTCAGTCCAAACTCTATTCAAGAACCGTGGACAGAGGGCCACGTGAGTCTGGTCCTCAAGCAAATAAGTCAATTTCCCATAAATTCAATTGTCATATCCCTCACTGATCTTCCAAATATCACATCATTCGTTAAGACAAGCAGTTGTGTTGACGCTGCAAAGGATGGAATTGTCCTCGACAGAATGACAATACTCAGATGGGACGAGAAGGAGAGGGAAAAATCGAGTGATTATAAATTCTGGTGCAGATTAAGACTTCTCCTACCTGTGGTGAGACCGTCACCGAAGAATTCTGATGATTTGAAGTGTCAGAGTGTTGCTATGATCATTCAGTCAAATGGCACCAATTCACTTCAGATGAAGGAACGATCCCACGGAAACTTCGAGGTTCTCGTTTAG
- the LOC135162949 gene encoding interleukin-1 receptor accessory protein-like 1 isoform X2: MALSRSDTRWLFIISLITGFCLVAGGPPPARDNEPEEYCSVHKFDNLPGGLRFTKEVVTTEYANVGGFKAIHCCLRGYRSIEWYKDDRAYPWPGALSHFILYPESANQTIYTQEARPSDAGSYSCRARNDTDTLIGDISLKIVGEDTSGYTGKPLVTYKPVSQLVQLGGAARLFCEAYLGKVDLPDARNSVTWSKAGNNVTVPSQGRISQHRVSREDEQIIGSYLEITATTLGDYGQYECTVSNGADDEMTLSAHIYLHDERYVRGLRNGSWRKPVMLGVIFFVLVASMIASYIRCWLPLAVFWRNRFSRLEENDGKDCDALVCYHEKDSVIALGVLVATLESKYHFKCTTLELSHLNRNWNMEISPHAASARRLIILLSPNSIQEPWTEGHVSLVLKQISQFPINSIVISLTDLPNITSFVKTSSCVDAAKDGIVLDRMTILRWDEKEREKSSDYKFWCRLRLLLPVVRPSPKNSDDLKCQSVAMIIQSNGTNSLQMKERSHGNFEVLV; encoded by the exons ATGGCATTATCAAGAAGTGACACCAGGTGGTTGTTTATTATCTCGTTGATCACCGGTTTCTGTCTAGTTGCTGGTGGCCCACCCCCCGCTCGTGATAATGAACCCGAGGAGTACTGTTCAGTACACAAATTTGATAATCTTCCTGGTGGTCTGAGATTTACCAAGGAAGTCGTCACGACTGAATACGCTAATGTCGGAGGATTCAAGGCAATTCACTGCTGTCTCAGGGGATATCGCAGCATTGAATG gTATAAAGATGACAGAGCATATCCGTGGCCAGGAGCATTGAGCCACTTTATTCTGTACCCAGAGAGTGCCAATCAGACCATCTATACACAGGAGGCAAGACCCTCGGACGCCGGCAGTTATTCCTGCAGAGCTCGAAACGACACAGACACACTCATTGGTGATATTAGTCTGAAGATAGTGG GTGAAGACACGAGTGGTTACACGGGTAAACCATTGGTGACTTACAAACCAGTATCACAGCTGGTGCAACTTGGTGGTGCTGCCAGGCTATTTTGCGAGGCTTATCTTGGTAAAGTCGATTTACCGGATGCAAGGAACTCGGTTACTTGGTCTAAAGCGGGCAATAACGTCACTGTACCGAGTCAGGGGAGAATTTCACAGCACCGAGTCTCCAG ggaAGACGAGCAAATCATCGGTTCGTACTTGGAGATAACAGCGACAACGCTGGGGGATTATGGCCAGTACGAGTGCACAGTCAGCAATGGTGCTGACGACGAGATGACGCTATCAGCTCACATTTATCTTCATG atgAAAGATACGTTCGTGGATTGAGAAATGGATCATGGAGGAAGCCTGTAATGCTTGGAGTTATCTTCTTTGTTCTTGTTGCATCGATGATCGCTTCTTACATCAGATGCTGGCTGCCGTTGGCTGTCTTCTGGCGCAACAGGTTTTCACGCCTTGAAGAAAATG ACGGAAAAGACTGCGATGCCCTAGTGTGCTATCACGAAAAAGATTCAGTTATTGCGTTGGGAGTTCTAGTAGCTACGTTGGAGAGTAAATATCACTTCAAGTGCACAACACTCGAGCTTTCACATTTGAATCGCAACT GGAACATGGAAATATCTCCACACGCTGCCTCAGCTCGTCGGCTAATAATTCTCCTCAGTCCAAACTCTATTCAAGAACCGTGGACAGAGGGCCACGTGAGTCTGGTCCTCAAGCAAATAAGTCAATTTCCCATAAATTCAATTGTCATATCCCTCACTGATCTTCCAAATATCACATCATTCGTTAAGACAAGCAGTTGTGTTGACGCTGCAAAGGATGGAATTGTCCTCGACAGAATGACAATACTCAGATGGGACGAGAAGGAGAGGGAAAAATCGAGTGATTATAAATTCTGGTGCAGATTAAGACTTCTCCTACCTGTGGTGAGACCGTCACCGAAGAATTCTGATGATTTGAAGTGTCAGAGTGTTGCTATGATCATTCAGTCAAATGGCACCAATTCACTTCAGATGAAGGAACGATCCCACGGAAACTTCGAGGTTCTCGTTTAG